In one Kitasatospora cineracea genomic region, the following are encoded:
- a CDS encoding GNAT family N-acetyltransferase, producing the protein MPTAPTAVVLEGRLVRLEPLTAAHVPALFEAGGRDEEVWRHLSAPTPQTEDDLHAIVAARLADAARGHRLPLAVLDRARGRAIGTTNLHGWDTATGRIEIGGTWFGRRWWRTGANRETKLLLMAHAFDTLGFTEIRWRVDAANTRSRRAVTRLGARPADSAAPPHGLLHYTLTATDWPAARARLTTR; encoded by the coding sequence ATGCCGACCGCACCGACAGCCGTCGTCCTGGAGGGCCGCCTGGTGCGGCTCGAACCGCTCACCGCCGCCCACGTCCCCGCGCTGTTCGAAGCCGGCGGCCGGGACGAGGAGGTCTGGCGCCACCTGAGCGCCCCCACCCCGCAGACCGAGGACGACCTGCACGCGATCGTCGCCGCCCGCCTCGCCGACGCCGCCCGCGGCCACCGCCTCCCGCTCGCCGTCCTCGACCGCGCCCGGGGCCGCGCGATCGGCACCACCAACCTGCACGGCTGGGACACCGCCACCGGCCGGATCGAGATCGGCGGCACCTGGTTCGGCCGCCGCTGGTGGCGCACCGGCGCCAACCGCGAGACCAAGCTCCTGCTGATGGCCCACGCCTTCGACACCCTCGGCTTCACCGAGATCCGCTGGCGCGTCGACGCCGCCAACACCCGCTCCCGCCGAGCCGTCACCCGCCTCGGCGCCCGCCCCGCCGACTCCGCCGCCCCACCGCACGGCCTGCTCCACTACACCCTGACCGCCACCGACTGGCCCGCCGCCCGCGCCCGCCTCACCACCCGCTGA
- a CDS encoding TrmH family RNA methyltransferase codes for MSEPLTVTDAADPRLSDYTDLTDVELRRRREPAEGLFIAEGEKVIRRALAAGFRMRSMLLTAKWLGVMGDVIAEADAPVHLVEPALAEQVTGYHVHRGALASMERKPLPTAAEVLAGARRVAVLEGLVDHTNLGAIFRSAAALGMDAVLLSPDCADPLYRRAVKTSMGAVFSVPYARLEPWPAALGTVREAGFELLALTPSGAEDFTAARPHLLPRAALMLGAEGDGLTPKALAAADQRVRIPMAHGIDSLNVGAAAAIAFYAVNHG; via the coding sequence GTGTCCGAGCCACTCACCGTCACCGACGCCGCCGACCCCCGGCTGAGCGACTACACCGACCTGACCGACGTCGAACTGCGACGCCGCCGGGAGCCCGCCGAAGGGCTGTTCATCGCCGAGGGGGAGAAGGTGATCCGGCGGGCGCTGGCCGCCGGGTTCCGGATGCGCTCGATGCTGCTGACCGCCAAGTGGCTGGGCGTGATGGGAGACGTGATCGCCGAGGCGGACGCCCCCGTCCACCTGGTCGAACCGGCCCTCGCCGAGCAGGTGACGGGCTACCACGTGCACCGCGGCGCGCTCGCCTCGATGGAGCGCAAGCCGCTGCCCACCGCCGCCGAGGTGCTCGCCGGGGCCCGCCGGGTCGCCGTCCTGGAGGGCCTGGTCGACCACACCAACCTCGGGGCGATCTTCCGCTCCGCCGCCGCACTCGGCATGGACGCCGTGCTGCTCTCGCCGGACTGCGCGGACCCGCTGTACCGGCGGGCCGTCAAGACCTCGATGGGCGCCGTCTTCTCCGTCCCGTACGCGCGGCTCGAGCCCTGGCCGGCGGCGCTCGGCACGGTGCGGGAGGCGGGGTTCGAACTGCTGGCGCTGACGCCCTCCGGCGCGGAGGACTTCACCGCGGCCCGCCCGCACCTGCTCCCCAGGGCCGCGCTGATGCTCGGCGCCGAGGGCGACGGCCTCACCCCGAAGGCCCTCGCGGCCGCGGACCAGCGGGTGCGGATCCCGATGGCCCACGGCATCGACTCGCTGAACGTCGGCGCCGCCGCCGCGATCGCGTTCTACGCCGTCAACCACGGCTGA
- a CDS encoding IS982 family transposase: protein MTTEELDTLLTALYVWIDDHLPRTRWLGRPPRLTDSELVCLAVAQVLLGFHSEARWIRFARARLRGMFPHLPERPGYNKRLRAARPLLQQAIRDLARDTDLWADPVWITDSTPVECGRSRDTVRRSALAGWAGYGYSRSHSRWFWGLKLHLVCTPAGLPVTWALASPKVDEREVLAALVETEPELARERPGLLILADKGYVSAELDRFLEQHGAQLLRPSYRNRTPRPGEGLLKSVRQLIESVNDTLKGQLGLEQHGGRTIEGLGARVGQRLLAMTCAIWHNRTTGQPVTRSLIAYDH from the coding sequence GTGACGACCGAAGAGCTGGACACCCTCCTGACGGCACTCTACGTGTGGATCGATGATCATCTGCCTCGAACGCGCTGGTTGGGGCGCCCGCCGCGGCTGACGGACTCGGAACTGGTGTGCCTGGCCGTGGCCCAGGTGCTGCTGGGCTTCCACTCCGAGGCCCGCTGGATCCGCTTCGCCCGCGCCCGCCTGCGCGGCATGTTCCCGCACCTGCCCGAACGCCCCGGTTACAACAAGCGCCTGCGCGCCGCGCGCCCGCTGCTCCAGCAGGCGATCCGCGACCTGGCCCGGGACACCGACCTGTGGGCGGACCCGGTGTGGATCACCGACTCCACACCCGTGGAGTGCGGGCGCTCCCGCGACACCGTGCGCCGCTCGGCCCTGGCCGGGTGGGCCGGCTACGGCTACAGCCGCTCGCACTCACGCTGGTTCTGGGGCCTGAAACTGCACCTGGTCTGCACCCCGGCCGGACTCCCCGTCACCTGGGCCCTGGCCAGTCCGAAGGTCGACGAGCGCGAGGTGTTGGCCGCGCTCGTCGAAACCGAACCGGAGCTGGCCCGCGAGCGGCCCGGCCTGCTGATCCTCGCCGACAAGGGCTACGTCTCCGCCGAACTCGACCGCTTCCTCGAACAGCACGGCGCCCAACTGCTGCGACCGTCCTACCGCAACCGAACCCCACGCCCCGGGGAAGGGCTGCTGAAGTCCGTCCGCCAGCTGATCGAGTCCGTCAACGACACCCTCAAGGGCCAACTCGGCCTCGAACAGCACGGCGGCCGCACCATCGAGGGCCTCGGCGCCCGAGTCGGCCAACGGCTACTCGCAATGACCTGCGCGATCTGGCACAACCGCACCACCGGCCAACCCGTCACACGCTCGTTGATCGCCTACGACCACTGA
- a CDS encoding MarR family winged helix-turn-helix transcriptional regulator — MDEGLAELLYRVVMLMGDAARRRSGPDRRLSPSQLRLLGTLEEIQPATQHRLAEALALSDPAVSRALRPLEAEGYVAVDVDPAHRRRRLVTLTPAGQAAFLAEGKPLEEEFRTALLAAGFPYEQYLADTHRLAALLTPAPPRRAAGAREAEPE; from the coding sequence ATGGACGAAGGACTGGCAGAACTCCTCTACCGCGTGGTCATGCTGATGGGGGACGCCGCCCGGCGCCGCTCCGGCCCCGACCGGCGCCTCTCGCCCAGCCAACTGCGGCTGCTGGGCACCCTCGAGGAGATCCAACCCGCCACCCAGCACCGGCTCGCCGAGGCCCTGGCCCTGTCCGACCCCGCCGTCAGCCGCGCCCTGCGCCCGCTGGAGGCCGAGGGGTACGTCGCGGTCGACGTCGACCCCGCCCACCGGCGCCGCCGCCTGGTCACCCTCACCCCGGCCGGCCAGGCCGCCTTCCTGGCCGAGGGCAAACCGCTGGAGGAGGAGTTCCGCACCGCCCTGCTGGCCGCCGGCTTCCCCTACGAGCAGTACCTCGCGGACACCCACCGGCTCGCCGCCCTGCTCACCCCCGCACCGCCACGCCGCGCGGCCGGGGCCCGGGAGGCGGAGCCGGAGTGA
- a CDS encoding DUF6790 family protein: MDTLPYAVRTSFPILFLLVPAIGALLSCRRRNRTRPAAEVWQRWWAVGALGFGSLWVAVAFLGAPSGMADAIGFAHSPFQFEIACANIGFALLGFRAASASPRERLTSGLAAAAFLWGAAAGHLYQWFAHGDHAAGNTGGILANDLLIPAVMIALAVRDLRREARAARSAGGTRTVHPVG; encoded by the coding sequence ATGGACACTCTCCCGTACGCCGTCCGCACCTCGTTCCCGATCCTCTTCCTGCTGGTGCCCGCCATCGGAGCGCTGCTGAGCTGCCGCCGCCGGAACCGGACCCGTCCGGCGGCGGAGGTCTGGCAGCGCTGGTGGGCCGTCGGCGCCCTGGGCTTCGGCAGCCTCTGGGTCGCGGTCGCGTTCCTGGGCGCCCCGTCCGGCATGGCCGACGCCATCGGGTTCGCGCACTCGCCGTTCCAGTTCGAGATCGCCTGCGCCAACATCGGCTTCGCCCTGCTGGGCTTCCGCGCCGCGTCGGCCTCCCCGCGCGAACGCCTCACCAGCGGGCTGGCGGCGGCCGCGTTCCTGTGGGGGGCGGCGGCCGGGCACCTCTACCAGTGGTTCGCCCACGGCGACCACGCCGCCGGGAACACCGGCGGCATCCTGGCCAACGACCTGCTGATCCCCGCCGTCATGATCGCCCTGGCCGTCCGGGACCTGCGCCGCGAGGCCCGCGCGGCCCGCAGTGCCGGCGGCACCCGCACCGTCCACCCGGTGGGCTGA